In Gilliamella sp. B3022, the sequence TATTCAAGACAATATTATTTAATAATTTATAAAATCTTAACTCTTATTTAACGAAATATTAACAAAAAAGGTAAATTCATTTAATAAAGGGAGAAGTTAAATTATGCAAAATATAGCGAGTTTATATTCGGAAATAAAGATGAGTGGATTTGATCCATTAAGGCTTTTAATTGCTGATGTCGATAAATTATATAAATTATCGGAATCAGAACAAAAAGAACTTAAATTATGCTTGATTAAAGATACCGTCACGCATCATTTTGAGAACAACCCCTATTATAAAAAAATTTGTGAAGAACAGAACTTTACTCCATCTAATATAAAAGTATTTGAAGACTTAACAAAAATTCCATTGATCCCAGTATCGGTGTTTAAGTCGGGCGATAATTATAAATTATTAAGTAAGCCACTTCAAGAAATTGAACATGAAATGCGCTCAACTGGTACTAGTGGTATCCCAAGTGTTTATAGACGTTGCCATGATACCATGACTAACACTGCTTTTGCTGTGGTATCTAATTACCGTTCTATGTTTCAAATATCGACAGGAGCTGGATTATTTTTATGTCCATCACCAGAAGATGTACCCGAAATGGCGATGGTGAAAATTTTTAATTTTCTAACAGGTTTATTGGATACTAGATATTATGCACTAGGTGATAACTATGAGTTTGATGCTAAAAAATCAATAGAAGCGTTAATGAATTGGGAAAATAAATTTTCTCGACATATCATTGGTCCTCCATTTTTAATCAATCGTTTTATTACTTATCTAAAAACTAACAATATTAAGTTGAAATTAGATTCACAGAGTTTAGTCATAATGATGGGAGGTTGGAAAAGATTCACTGGGGAAATGATTTCCAGAAAAGAACTCAATCAAGATATTGAAACTTGGTTAGGAATCCCTAGTTCAAATGTTCGAGATATGTATGGTATGGTAGAAGCCAATTTTATGGCCATTGAAGATGAATTCAACCATAAGCATGTCCCCCCATATATTCATTTTTCCGTTAGAGATCCTAATGATTTATCGAAAGAAGTACCAGATGGAGAAGTTGGACAACTTGCTATTTTTGATCCCCTTTCTCTTTCCGTACCGGCAATGATTCAAACTGAAGATTTAGTATTTATTCGTAACGATGAAACAAAATCTTGGCGCAATTCTCAACGTATTGAATTTGTAAGTCGTACTCCAACAGCAAAAGAGTTTGGTTGCTGTGCTGTTACTTTGGAAAAAAACATGAATAAAAATGATGTTTGTGAGAATGCAAAAAATTAAATTCATGCTGTACAAATCAATCAGGAGACAACATGTTCAATAAAATCATTACAGATAATTTTTGTGATCCAAAATATCAAGGAAAGATGACGGAGTCCGGAATTAAATTAGCGCTTTCAAATCCGGTTTGCGGGGATAAGGTTGATATTTTTATTAACTACAATAAAGAAGAAGATAAGATTGAAAAAGCTCGTTTTCAAGCATGGGGATGTACAACATCCCTAGCTATGTCTAATATCTTTTGCAAATATGTTGAAAATAATCCTTTGTCTCAAGTCAGAAAAATTTCAGACAGTGAAATAGGAGAATTATTAGGAGTTCTTGAACCATCCCAACAACATTGTGTAGAAATGCTAATAAGCTTATTTAAGCAAATTAAGGAAAAGGTGTAATGAACTTATATTTTGATCACAATGCAACTACTCCTTTGAGTAATGCAGTAAAAAAAAAGATGCAAGATGCGATGGAGTATTATGCAAATCCATCTAGTCATTATTTACTTAATAAAATACCCCAAGAAATTTTGCAAAATACTCATCAGGAATGTGCAAAGTTGCTAGATACTCAATCAGATAGGATTGTTATAACATCAGGAGGAACAGAAAGTAATAATTTTGCATTAAAAAGCATCTTATCACAATATTCAGAATCGGATTTAACTTCAATTCATGTGATTAGTACTAGCATAGAGCATCCCTCTATTCTTGAAGTTTTATACTTTTTTGAAAAAAAGGGAATGCAGCTAACCTTAGTACAGCCTTCCAAAGAAGGAATAATCAGTTTTATTGATATTGAGAAAACAATCCAACCGAATACAAAGTTAATTTCAATGATGGCTATTAATAATGAAACAGGTGCTATTCAAGATTACGAAAAAGTTTCTCATTTAGCGTATGAGAAAGGGATTTTGTTTCATGTTGATGCTGTCCAAGCAGTGGGAAAAATTAAAATACCATTAAGTAAATTACCTGGAATTTCTACATTATCTTTTTCAGGGCATAAATTTAATGGTCCTAAAGGAATCGGTGGATTGTTTATTTCGAAAAATCTTTCCTTAACGCCTTTACTACATGGTGGAGGGCAAGAAAAAGGATTACGTAGTGGAACTGAAAATACGATTGGCTTAGCTGGTTTGGGTATGGCTGCCAAAGAGGCAGAAAGTCAGTTAGATTTGAGAAATGAACATTATCGTAAATTGCGAAAGGCTCTTTTAGAAAAATTAAATTTATTGTCTGTTCAATATGTGATTAATGGAAATAACAATTTGAAATCTCAGGCAGCTTGGACATTGAATATTAGTTTTGATGGTATTCGAGCCGAATCTTTGGCCAGCAGGCTAAGTTTATTGCACGGTATATCTTTATCTTTAGGATCTGCTTGTAGCAATAATAAAAAAAACCATCGTTCTTATGTTCTTTCAGCAATGGGACTCTCTAATGAACAAATTGATAGTGCGGTTCGCATCAGTTTTGGTCATGACACAACTTTGCAGGAAATCGATATATTAGCAAACGCAATTCATATAGAAGTTTGTTACTTACTTTCTTTATCTGGAAAAAATAATTGAAGTTTATCAAGTTAATAAAAAAGGAAAATAGTATGGAATTATTTAATTTTATTGTTACGCAAATTACTGAATTAACGGATTTTGATCCAGAAATGATTACTAGAGATACACTTTTAACAGAGTTAGACCTTGTGAGTTTAGATTATGTATCAATTGAAGTTGCACTAAAGAAAAAATATGGTGTGTCCGTTAATATGGCCGAATTAGGACAAAAACAAATCAGTACAGTTGGTGAATTTATTGACTACTTGTCACAATCTTTATAATTTTAAGGAACTAACATGGAGAATAAAAATTCTAAACAACGTGTAGTTGTTACCGGTTATGGGGCTGTTACTTCCTTAGGCCAAAATGTAGCTCAAATTTGGGATGCTATCATAGATTATAAAATTGGATACTCTAAATATGAATATGAAGATAAATCTATTACAGCCAAGTTTTTCGGTAAAATTCCATTTGAATTAGATTTATCTCCATTTTCCAAAAAAGTTTTAAAAAATGCACCGCGTTTTTGTCGTTTAGGTCTGATTGCTGCTGATGAAGCGTTGAAAATGGCTTTTGGGAACGATTTAAGTGAACTGGACAAGCATTATTCACCTTTTAAACGCGGTGTCATTTTTGGAACGGGTTGGGGCGGTTCTGATGAACTGGCTTCGAATTGCCTTTCTTATAATTCAGAAGGTTTTGCTTCACCGCTAACTAATATCCAATCGATGCATAATGTTGGTTCTGCAATGATATCAATGAACTGGAATTTACGTGGTTATCAAAATACTCCAGTTTCAGCCTGTGCCACAGGAGGTATTGCAATTGGTGATGCAGTAGAAATAATTAGAAGTGGGCGAGCAGATATGATAATAGCTGGAGGTGGGGAAAGTTTAAATAATGCTCTAAATGTCTGGAGCATTGATATTCTCAATGCCTTAAGTAAAGAACAGGAAAATCGTGAAAATGCCTGTTGCCCATTTGATAAAAAGCGAAACGGTTTTGTATTATCCGAAGGAGCAGCCATACTTTGCCTGGAAAAATATGAAACAGCGTTAGCAAGAGGGGCAGTCATTTTAGCTGAAGTCACCGGCTATGGTAATTGCTCAGATGCTTATGATGTAACAACTCCAGCTCCTGATTGTGGTGGTCGATATCATGCTGTAAAAAATGCGCTAAAACAAGCTGATATAGAGTTAGTTGATTATATAAATGCACATGGTACTTCAACGCAATTAAATGATCTCAATGAAACAAATATGTTAAAGAGTGTCTTTGGTGAAAAAGCGTATTCAGTGCCAATATCAAGTACTAAATCTTATACTGGTCACCTTATCGCTGCGGCAGGTGCGTTAGAGTCAATCCTAAGTATAAAATCAATTGAAACTAATATGATTCCAGCGACTATTAATCTAAATAATCCGGACCCAGATTGTGATTTGGATTATGTACCGAACAAACATCGTCAGGTAAAAAGTATTCAATCTGTTTTAAATGTCAATTATGGATTCGGAGGTTCAAACAGTGCTTTGATTTTTGAAAGGTATAACAATGAAATTTAAATTTAACAAAAATTCCCTAAAGGAATGGGCTAATTTTTCAAGTGATTATAACCCAATTCATTTTGAAGAACTAAAAGCAAGACAAATAGGATTAGACAATCTAGCTGTTCATGGCATGCTTGCTATGCTTCCTCTGAAACAGCACACAACATCTTTATTTATGAAGCAGCAACAAGAAGGGTACGTTTGGTAT encodes:
- a CDS encoding cysteine desulfurase family protein — protein: MNLYFDHNATTPLSNAVKKKMQDAMEYYANPSSHYLLNKIPQEILQNTHQECAKLLDTQSDRIVITSGGTESNNFALKSILSQYSESDLTSIHVISTSIEHPSILEVLYFFEKKGMQLTLVQPSKEGIISFIDIEKTIQPNTKLISMMAINNETGAIQDYEKVSHLAYEKGILFHVDAVQAVGKIKIPLSKLPGISTLSFSGHKFNGPKGIGGLFISKNLSLTPLLHGGGQEKGLRSGTENTIGLAGLGMAAKEAESQLDLRNEHYRKLRKALLEKLNLLSVQYVINGNNNLKSQAAWTLNISFDGIRAESLASRLSLLHGISLSLGSACSNNKKNHRSYVLSAMGLSNEQIDSAVRISFGHDTTLQEIDILANAIHIEVCYLLSLSGKNN
- a CDS encoding beta-ketoacyl-[acyl-carrier-protein] synthase family protein, whose translation is MENKNSKQRVVVTGYGAVTSLGQNVAQIWDAIIDYKIGYSKYEYEDKSITAKFFGKIPFELDLSPFSKKVLKNAPRFCRLGLIAADEALKMAFGNDLSELDKHYSPFKRGVIFGTGWGGSDELASNCLSYNSEGFASPLTNIQSMHNVGSAMISMNWNLRGYQNTPVSACATGGIAIGDAVEIIRSGRADMIIAGGGESLNNALNVWSIDILNALSKEQENRENACCPFDKKRNGFVLSEGAAILCLEKYETALARGAVILAEVTGYGNCSDAYDVTTPAPDCGGRYHAVKNALKQADIELVDYINAHGTSTQLNDLNETNMLKSVFGEKAYSVPISSTKSYTGHLIAAAGALESILSIKSIETNMIPATINLNNPDPDCDLDYVPNKHRQVKSIQSVLNVNYGFGGSNSALIFERYNNEI
- a CDS encoding acyl carrier protein; the encoded protein is MELFNFIVTQITELTDFDPEMITRDTLLTELDLVSLDYVSIEVALKKKYGVSVNMAELGQKQISTVGEFIDYLSQSL
- a CDS encoding LuxE/PaaK family acyltransferase gives rise to the protein MQNIASLYSEIKMSGFDPLRLLIADVDKLYKLSESEQKELKLCLIKDTVTHHFENNPYYKKICEEQNFTPSNIKVFEDLTKIPLIPVSVFKSGDNYKLLSKPLQEIEHEMRSTGTSGIPSVYRRCHDTMTNTAFAVVSNYRSMFQISTGAGLFLCPSPEDVPEMAMVKIFNFLTGLLDTRYYALGDNYEFDAKKSIEALMNWENKFSRHIIGPPFLINRFITYLKTNNIKLKLDSQSLVIMMGGWKRFTGEMISRKELNQDIETWLGIPSSNVRDMYGMVEANFMAIEDEFNHKHVPPYIHFSVRDPNDLSKEVPDGEVGQLAIFDPLSLSVPAMIQTEDLVFIRNDETKSWRNSQRIEFVSRTPTAKEFGCCAVTLEKNMNKNDVCENAKN
- a CDS encoding iron-sulfur cluster assembly scaffold protein, giving the protein MFNKIITDNFCDPKYQGKMTESGIKLALSNPVCGDKVDIFINYNKEEDKIEKARFQAWGCTTSLAMSNIFCKYVENNPLSQVRKISDSEIGELLGVLEPSQQHCVEMLISLFKQIKEKV